One Hyla sarda isolate aHylSar1 chromosome 11, aHylSar1.hap1, whole genome shotgun sequence genomic window carries:
- the LOC130295873 gene encoding uncharacterized protein LOC130295873, whose protein sequence is MPGCIVNGCKSRSVKGDHNIIMHSFPRERDRIMAWLLATDQEFPKIDELVDHIHLSKTNNYRLCSAHFKTTDYTFNPNTGKQRLTPFAVPSIFPTRDIQVQAAEAVEAEILNPQKRKRLDEDVASTNGLKPGEMCPTCRNIVPHVNPTETEPQASEITKKEAATIFDRNWGTGNQCIQVKPTTFSIKIQCRRLVKKKILRKKKSRQSLVFGNLPSEPLQGASVIFSTPKKNIGPTGSATLNSVPEFQESCRARHELLPATLLSELTISPIQPTEDPEVTVIVEESTLHAPISVLEVDKSLSTITTPVSTNESSSSDDEGDSVHSDDEDYEEEDSQHVLSEKFVNVNVPHHEERKFIVYESCLDTYYTILYKMPCTSNPPCNKKILRVYKKTKGSYISVFAECEAKHLKRIWQSQPRLGKKPFGNLQLATAIITSGNTYIKIQQFLKIFNILGISQATYYRIQKIYIFPAIENSWTINQK, encoded by the coding sequence ATGCCGGGCTGCATTGTCAACGGTTGCAAGTCAAGGAGCGTAAAAGGCGACCATAATATCATCATGCATTCCTTCCCAAGAGAGAGGGATCGTATCATGGCATGGCTATTGGCTACAGATCAAGAGTTTCCCAAAATTGATGAACTGGTTGACCACATTCATCTCTCTAAAACGAACAATTATCGGCTCTGCTCAGCCCATTTTAAAACTACTGACTATACCTTTAATCCAAATACAGGAAAACAGAGGCTCACCCCCTTTGCCGTCCCTAGTATTTTCCCTACACGGGATATACAAGTTCAAGCTGCCGAGGCAGTTGAGGCTGAAATCCTGAATCCTCAAAAGAGGAAAAGATTGGATGAAGACGTAGCTTCAACCAATGGTTTAAAGCCAGGGGAAATGTGCCCAACCTGCCGAAATATTGTACCTCATGTTAACCCAACTGAAACGGAGCCACAAGCCTCAGAGATAACGAAAAAGGAAGCAGCAACTATATTTGACAGGAATTGGGGAACCGGAAATCAGTGTATACAAGTAAAACCTACAACTTTCTCTATAAAAATACAATGCAGaagactggttaaaaaaaaaatcttgagaaaaaaaaaatcaagacaaaGCTTGGTATTTGGAAACCTGCCTTCGGAGCCATTGCAAGGTGCCAGTGTAATATTTTCGACTCCGAAAAAAAATATAGGACCAACTGGATCAGCAACTCTTAACAGTGTACCTGAGTTTCAAGAAAGTTGTAGAGCTAGACACGAACTACTACCTGCCACGCTTTTATCCGAATTGACAATTTCACCTATACAACCTACTGAAGACCCTGAAGTCACTGTTATTGTGGAGGAATCTACTCTGCATGCCCCTATATCTGTTTTAGAAGTAGATAAAAGTTTATCAACAATCACAACTCCAGTCTCAACAAATGAAAGTAgttcaagtgatgatgagggagaCTCAGTTCATTCAGATGATGAAGACTACGAagaagaggacagtcagcatgtgctgagtgaaaaatttgtaaatgtaaATGTACCACATCATGAAGAAAGAAAATTCATAGTTTATGAAAGCTGTTTGGAcacatactatactatactatacaagaTGCCTTGTACCTCTAATCCACCctgcaacaaaaaaatactaagagtgtataaaaaaacaaagggaTCATATATTTCAGTCTTTGCTGAATGCGAGGCCAAACATTTAAAACGCATATGGCAGAGCCAGCCCCGATTGGGAAAGAAACCATTTGGAAATTTACAGTTAGCTACTGCTATCATTACTAGTGGAAACACTTACATCAAAATCCAacagttcctaaaaatatttaatattttgggaatTAGCCAGGCTACTTACTACCgtatccaaaaaatatatatatttcctgcaaTTGAAAATTCTTGGACAATTAATCAAAAAtaa